In Coturnix japonica isolate 7356 chromosome 7, Coturnix japonica 2.1, whole genome shotgun sequence, one DNA window encodes the following:
- the LRRFIP1 gene encoding leucine-rich repeat flightless-interacting protein 1 isoform X21 yields the protein MHGRPSAVPETTLGEQAPVELLCELVIDSVHELHKQAEARLAAKRAARAEAREIRMKELERQQKEIYQVQKKYYGLDTKWGDIEQWMEDSERYSRRARRNASASDEDERMSVGSRGSLRPSEYSCYLGSGSRASSRASSARASPVIEERPEKDFEKGARTVSSLSAATLASLGGTSSRRGSGDTSISVDTEASIREIKDIYELKEQIQDVEGKYMQGLKEMKDSLAEVEEKYKKAMVSNAQLDNEKTNFMYQVDTLKDALLELEEQLAESRRQYEEKSKEFEREKHAHSILQFQFKEIKEALKQRDEMLAEIQQLQQKQQSYVREISDLQETIEWKDKKIGALERQKDFFDSIRSERDDLRDEVMMLKEQLKKHGIIPDSDIATNGDASDVLDNEGHLDSSKAVPGTPQALKTAGDGMLGKAKEVDMKNEIVEDVGKREILQNSEHEEHKEESEEQEVQTLHADENTRAENLIEEPDALSTVMLPDSRFCKALDQFCKPVSGNACSSDDSDADDLRKETQSADTAARQPVSKEVEQSNLNPRTAENSEMGSLQGQDFESPQEMHGELNAEHELEKAALQQEEGEDVEASCALSANEAEQAADSAGDSSEVVSDQSGLPELVDSQSEVVNVERCAETLQCSGESAGSKVTEVLEKTLVESKDCTDGTANETGGDRAGEQNEVGSAVQGEKMERDSTGSEGEESCGSCAPSDPNEEGDDQAQIQPVSSEDSEEALLEEQNMQEQTELKPAEKGGQEEVLTGNLEEYSDCAEKQEKASGESAGSANEAEVSALHQTEPDTDTVKEMVSQETSLDPVISDDETEETEMQTGVMSGKGEENRIEYLEHDRTEDLKSKAELQMVQCSKETTGDSEDEKNISLESEAQNVVKQGESKEEFVACHSVTSENQVDKETFKEDTKQSELADQQGDGFTSMEGTDNSLAQKAELDGSVSEQLRLEGQAEEEQEDEGDAFDFDEDSEQILETDEKRDGGESDAQSEEDDGTSSMIRKAAPTGEAGERTGKIKTSDTLTKDDGLQHKEGNESEEAGHSQEEASALKTDEKADVSAEGNEASDSNEVEKAPGDSGLEQDLESAGCNRAESKEDLRGGRKGKGKSRDDCTVS from the exons GAAGACAGTGAGCGCTATTCACGTAGAGCCCGAAGAAATGCCTCG GCTTCGGATGAAGATGAGCGCATGTCAGTGGGTAGCCGTGGAAGCCTGAGG CCTTCAGAGTACAGCTGTTACCTCGGTTCGGGATCTCGGGCGTCCTCGAGAGCCAGCTCTGCTCGGGCCAGTCCGGTG ATTGAGGAACGGCcagaaaaagattttgagaAG GGAGCACGTACTGTCTCAAGTCTGTCAGCAGCTACCTTAGCTTCCTTGGGTGGGACTTCTTCTCGAAGAGGCAGCGGGGATACATCCATCTCAGTGGATACAGAGGCATCTATTAGAGAAATCAAG GATATCTATGAGTTAAAGGAGCAGATTCAAGATGTAGAAGGCAAATACATGCAGggactgaaagaaatgaag GACTCTCTAGCTGAAGTTGAAGAGAAATATAAGAAGGCGATGGTTTCCAATGCTCAGCTAGacaatgagaaaacaaatttcatgTACCAAGTAGATACCCTGAAGGATGCACTCTTAGAATTAGAGGAACAGCTCGCAGAATCCAGGAGGCAATATGAAGAAAAGAGTAAA GAATTTGAGAGAGAGAAGCACGCTCATAGCATACTGCAGTTCCAATTTAAGGAAATCAAAGAGGCTTTGAAGCAAAGAGACGAAATGCTTGCA GAAATCCAACAGctgcaacagaaacagcagagctaTGTCAGGGAAATTTCTGATCTTCAGGAGACAATAGAgtggaaagacaaaaaaatagGG GCCTTAGAGAGGCAGAAAGATTTCTTTGATTCCATAAGGAGTGAGCGGGATGACCTTAGAGACGAAGTAATGATGCTGAAGGAGCAACTGAAG AAACATGGAATAATCCCAGACTCCGACATAGCCACCAATGGGGATGCATCAGATGTTCTCGATAACGAAGGACACTTGGATTCTTCCAAAGCTGTTCCAGGCACACCACAGGCATTAAAGACAGCAGGGGATGGCATGCTAG GCAAAGCCAAGGAAGTGGACATGAAAAATGAGATTGTGGAGGAtgtggggaaaagagaaatcttGCAGAATTCTGAGCATGAGGAACACAAAGAGGAGTCTGAGGAACAGGAAGTACAGACATTGCATGCTGATGAAAATACAAGGGCAGAAAACCTGATTGAAGAACCTGATGCTCTGTCAACAGTGATGTTACCAGATAGTAGGTTCTGTAAGGCTTTGGATCAGTTCTGTAAACCTGTGTCAGGGAATGCTTGTTCAAGTGATGATAGTGATGCAGATGATTTGAGAAAGGAGACACAGtcagcagacacagcagccCGGCAGCCTGTTAGCAAGGAGGTTGAACAGAGTAACTTAAACCCAAGGACAGCTGAGAACTCAGAAATGGGCTCACTGCAAGGTCAGGATTTTGAGAGTCCTCAGGAAATGCATGGTGAATTAAATGCAGAGCATGAACTGGAAAAAGCTGCTCTTCaacaggaagaaggagaggatgTGGAAGCTAGCTGTGCACTGAGTGCTAATGAGGCAGAACAAGCAGCAGACAGTGCAGGTGACAGCAGTGAGGTGGTTTCTGACCAGTCAGGGCTACCAGAGCTAGTGGACTCACAAAGTGAAGTGGTAAATGTAGAGCGCTGTGCTGAAACACTCCAGTGCTCAGGAGAAAGTGCTGGAAGCAAAGTTACAGAGGTCTTAGAAAAAACTCTTGTTGAAAGCAAAGACTGCACTGATGGAACAGCTAATGAAACTGGAGGTGATAGAGCTGGAGAACAAAATGAGGTTGGGAGTGCAGTTCAGggtgagaaaatggaaagagattCCACGGGCTCAGAAGGGGAGGAGTCATGTGGAAGCTGTGCCCCATCAGATCCAAATGAGGAGGGAGATGATCAGGCACAGATCCAGCCAGTTTCCTCAGAGGACAGTGAGGAAGCATTGTTAGAGGAACAGAATATGCAGGAACAAACGGAACTTAAGCCTGCTGAGAAAGGTGGACAGGAGGAAGTATTGACTGGAAACTTAGAGGAGTATTCAGATTGCgcagaaaagcaggagaaggCTTCAGGGGAGTCTGCAGGCTCTGCTAATGAGGCAGAAGTTAGTGCACTGCATCAGACAGAGCCAGACACGGACACTGTGAAAGAAATGGTGTCTCAGGAAACCAGTTTAGACCCAGTTATTTCAGATGATGAAactgaggaaacagaaatgcaaacaggaGTTATGtctgggaaaggagaggaaaatagaatagaatacTTAGAACATGATAGAACAGAAGACTTAAAATCAAAGGCAGAGCTTCAAATGGTTCAGtgcagcaaagaaacaacaggTGACTCAGaggatgagaaaaatatttctttagaaaGTGAAGCACAGAATGTAGTTAAACAAGGTGAATCTAAAGAGGAGTTTGTTGCATGTCACAGTGTAACTAGTGAGAATCAAGTTGATAAAGAAACGTTTAAAGAAGATACAAAGCAGTCAGAGCTCGCAGACCAGCAGGGTGATGGCTTTACTTCTATGGAAGGTACAGATAATTCTCTTGCACAGAAAGCTGAGCTGGATGGAAGTGTGAGTGAGCAACTTAGACTAGAGGGCCaagcagaggaagaacaagaagatGAAGGTGACGCATTTGATTTTGATGAGGATTCAGAACAGATACTGGAAACTGATGAAAAACGCGATGGAGGAGAATCTGATGCACAGAGTGAAGAGGATGACGGAACAAGCAGCATGATAAGAAAAGCTGCCCCTACAGGTGAAGCCGGAGAGAGAActggcaaaataaaaaccagtgACACCTTGACCAAAGATGATGGCTTACAGCATAAGGAAGGAAATGAGTCAGAAGAAGCAGGGCACTCGCAAGAGGAAGCGTCAGCACTGAAAACTGATGAGAAGGCTGATGTGTCGGCAGAGGGAAACGAAGCATCAGATTCTAATGAAGTGGAAAAGGCACCAGGTGACAGTGGTCTAGAACAGGATTTGGAGAGTGCCGGCTGTAACAGGGCTGAAAGCAAAGAGGATTTGCGAGGTGGTAGGAAGGGTAAGGGTAAATCCAGAGATGACTGTACAGTGTCCTGA
- the LRRFIP1 gene encoding leucine-rich repeat flightless-interacting protein 1 isoform X19 produces the protein MHGRPSAVPETTLGEQAPVELLCELVIDSVHELHKQAEARLAAKRAARAEAREIRMKELERQQKEIYQVQKKYYGLDTKWGDIEQWMEDSERYSRRARRNASASDEDERMSVGSRGSLRSHVEYASAYPVAGLENERTKWKNYSKATNGYEEDVYGSSQNRKSSRPSEYSCYLGSGSRASSRASSARASPVIEERPEKDFEKGARTVSSLSAATLASLGGTSSRRGSGDTSISVDTEASIREIKDIYELKEQIQDVEGKYMQGLKEMKDSLAEVEEKYKKAMVSNAQLDNEKTNFMYQVDTLKDALLELEEQLAESRRQYEEKSKEFEREKHAHSILQFQFKEIKEALKQRDEMLAEIQQLQQKQQSYVREISDLQETIEWKDKKIGALERQKDFFDSIRSERDDLRDEVMMLKEQLKKHGIIPDSDIATNGDASDVLDNEGHLDSSKAVPGTPQALKTAGDGMLGKAKEVDMKNEIVEDVGKREILQNSEHEEHKEESEEQEVQTLHADENTRAENLIEEPDALSTVMLPDSRFCKALDQFCKPVSGNACSSDDSDADDLRKETQSADTAARQPVSKEVEQSNLNPRTAENSEMGSLQGQDFESPQEMHGELNAEHELEKAALQQEEGEDVEASCALSANEAEQAADSAGDSSEVVSDQSGLPELVDSQSEVVNVERCAETLQCSGESAGSKVTEVLEKTLVESKDCTDGTANETGGDRAGEQNEVGSAVQGEKMERDSTGSEGEESCGSCAPSDPNEEGDDQAQIQPVSSEDSEEALLEEQNMQEQTELKPAEKGGQEEVLTGNLEEYSDCAEKQEKASGESAGSANEAEVSALHQTEPDTDTVKEMVSQETSLDPVISDDETEETEMQTGVMSGKGEENRIEYLEHDRTEDLKSKAELQMVQCSKETTGDSEDEKNISLESEAQNVVKQGESKEEFVACHSVTSENQVDKETFKEDTKQSELADQQGDGFTSMEGTDNSLAQKAELDGSVSEQLRLEGQAEEEQEDEGDAFDFDEDSEQILETDEKRDGGESDAQSEEDDGTSSMIRKAAPTGEAGERTGKIKTSDTLTKDDGLQHKEGNESEEAGHSQEEASALKTDEKADVSAEGNEASDSNEVEKAPGDSGLEQDLESAGCNRAESKEDLRGGRKGKGKSRDDCTVS, from the exons GAAGACAGTGAGCGCTATTCACGTAGAGCCCGAAGAAATGCCTCG GCTTCGGATGAAGATGAGCGCATGTCAGTGGGTAGCCGTGGAAGCCTGAGG TCTCATGTGGAGTATGCCAGCGCCTATCCAGTG GCTGGATTAGAGAATGAAAGGACCAAATGGAAGAACTACTCCAAAGCA ACCAATGGTTATGAGGAAGACGTGTATGGATCATCCCAGAATAGAAAATCTAGCAGG CCTTCAGAGTACAGCTGTTACCTCGGTTCGGGATCTCGGGCGTCCTCGAGAGCCAGCTCTGCTCGGGCCAGTCCGGTG ATTGAGGAACGGCcagaaaaagattttgagaAG GGAGCACGTACTGTCTCAAGTCTGTCAGCAGCTACCTTAGCTTCCTTGGGTGGGACTTCTTCTCGAAGAGGCAGCGGGGATACATCCATCTCAGTGGATACAGAGGCATCTATTAGAGAAATCAAG GATATCTATGAGTTAAAGGAGCAGATTCAAGATGTAGAAGGCAAATACATGCAGggactgaaagaaatgaag GACTCTCTAGCTGAAGTTGAAGAGAAATATAAGAAGGCGATGGTTTCCAATGCTCAGCTAGacaatgagaaaacaaatttcatgTACCAAGTAGATACCCTGAAGGATGCACTCTTAGAATTAGAGGAACAGCTCGCAGAATCCAGGAGGCAATATGAAGAAAAGAGTAAA GAATTTGAGAGAGAGAAGCACGCTCATAGCATACTGCAGTTCCAATTTAAGGAAATCAAAGAGGCTTTGAAGCAAAGAGACGAAATGCTTGCA GAAATCCAACAGctgcaacagaaacagcagagctaTGTCAGGGAAATTTCTGATCTTCAGGAGACAATAGAgtggaaagacaaaaaaatagGG GCCTTAGAGAGGCAGAAAGATTTCTTTGATTCCATAAGGAGTGAGCGGGATGACCTTAGAGACGAAGTAATGATGCTGAAGGAGCAACTGAAG AAACATGGAATAATCCCAGACTCCGACATAGCCACCAATGGGGATGCATCAGATGTTCTCGATAACGAAGGACACTTGGATTCTTCCAAAGCTGTTCCAGGCACACCACAGGCATTAAAGACAGCAGGGGATGGCATGCTAG GCAAAGCCAAGGAAGTGGACATGAAAAATGAGATTGTGGAGGAtgtggggaaaagagaaatcttGCAGAATTCTGAGCATGAGGAACACAAAGAGGAGTCTGAGGAACAGGAAGTACAGACATTGCATGCTGATGAAAATACAAGGGCAGAAAACCTGATTGAAGAACCTGATGCTCTGTCAACAGTGATGTTACCAGATAGTAGGTTCTGTAAGGCTTTGGATCAGTTCTGTAAACCTGTGTCAGGGAATGCTTGTTCAAGTGATGATAGTGATGCAGATGATTTGAGAAAGGAGACACAGtcagcagacacagcagccCGGCAGCCTGTTAGCAAGGAGGTTGAACAGAGTAACTTAAACCCAAGGACAGCTGAGAACTCAGAAATGGGCTCACTGCAAGGTCAGGATTTTGAGAGTCCTCAGGAAATGCATGGTGAATTAAATGCAGAGCATGAACTGGAAAAAGCTGCTCTTCaacaggaagaaggagaggatgTGGAAGCTAGCTGTGCACTGAGTGCTAATGAGGCAGAACAAGCAGCAGACAGTGCAGGTGACAGCAGTGAGGTGGTTTCTGACCAGTCAGGGCTACCAGAGCTAGTGGACTCACAAAGTGAAGTGGTAAATGTAGAGCGCTGTGCTGAAACACTCCAGTGCTCAGGAGAAAGTGCTGGAAGCAAAGTTACAGAGGTCTTAGAAAAAACTCTTGTTGAAAGCAAAGACTGCACTGATGGAACAGCTAATGAAACTGGAGGTGATAGAGCTGGAGAACAAAATGAGGTTGGGAGTGCAGTTCAGggtgagaaaatggaaagagattCCACGGGCTCAGAAGGGGAGGAGTCATGTGGAAGCTGTGCCCCATCAGATCCAAATGAGGAGGGAGATGATCAGGCACAGATCCAGCCAGTTTCCTCAGAGGACAGTGAGGAAGCATTGTTAGAGGAACAGAATATGCAGGAACAAACGGAACTTAAGCCTGCTGAGAAAGGTGGACAGGAGGAAGTATTGACTGGAAACTTAGAGGAGTATTCAGATTGCgcagaaaagcaggagaaggCTTCAGGGGAGTCTGCAGGCTCTGCTAATGAGGCAGAAGTTAGTGCACTGCATCAGACAGAGCCAGACACGGACACTGTGAAAGAAATGGTGTCTCAGGAAACCAGTTTAGACCCAGTTATTTCAGATGATGAAactgaggaaacagaaatgcaaacaggaGTTATGtctgggaaaggagaggaaaatagaatagaatacTTAGAACATGATAGAACAGAAGACTTAAAATCAAAGGCAGAGCTTCAAATGGTTCAGtgcagcaaagaaacaacaggTGACTCAGaggatgagaaaaatatttctttagaaaGTGAAGCACAGAATGTAGTTAAACAAGGTGAATCTAAAGAGGAGTTTGTTGCATGTCACAGTGTAACTAGTGAGAATCAAGTTGATAAAGAAACGTTTAAAGAAGATACAAAGCAGTCAGAGCTCGCAGACCAGCAGGGTGATGGCTTTACTTCTATGGAAGGTACAGATAATTCTCTTGCACAGAAAGCTGAGCTGGATGGAAGTGTGAGTGAGCAACTTAGACTAGAGGGCCaagcagaggaagaacaagaagatGAAGGTGACGCATTTGATTTTGATGAGGATTCAGAACAGATACTGGAAACTGATGAAAAACGCGATGGAGGAGAATCTGATGCACAGAGTGAAGAGGATGACGGAACAAGCAGCATGATAAGAAAAGCTGCCCCTACAGGTGAAGCCGGAGAGAGAActggcaaaataaaaaccagtgACACCTTGACCAAAGATGATGGCTTACAGCATAAGGAAGGAAATGAGTCAGAAGAAGCAGGGCACTCGCAAGAGGAAGCGTCAGCACTGAAAACTGATGAGAAGGCTGATGTGTCGGCAGAGGGAAACGAAGCATCAGATTCTAATGAAGTGGAAAAGGCACCAGGTGACAGTGGTCTAGAACAGGATTTGGAGAGTGCCGGCTGTAACAGGGCTGAAAGCAAAGAGGATTTGCGAGGTGGTAGGAAGGGTAAGGGTAAATCCAGAGATGACTGTACAGTGTCCTGA
- the LRRFIP1 gene encoding leucine-rich repeat flightless-interacting protein 1 isoform X2, which produces MGTQGAGRKRLPNRERLTAEDDALNQIAREAEARLAAKRAARAEAREIRMKELERQQKEIYQVQKKYYGLDTKWGDIEQWMEDSERYSRRARRNASASDEDERMSVGSRGSLRSHVEYASAYPVAGLENERTKWKNYSKATNGYEEDVYGSSQNRKSSRASYYPDLGLHNSGYASTSQPSSQNGNWPSLLYSDALPARSYRASVYDESVYSGSRRYSASSSRAPSEYSCYLGSGSRASSRASSARASPVIEERPEKDFEKGARTVSSLSAATLASLGGTSSRRGSGDTSISVDTEASIREIKDIYELKEQIQDVEGKYMQGLKEMKDSLAEVEEKYKKAMVSNAQLDNEKTNFMYQVDTLKDALLELEEQLAESRRQYEEKSKEFEREKHAHSILQFQFKEIKEALKQRDEMLAEIQQLQQKQQSYVREISDLQETIEWKDKKIGALERQKDFFDSIRSERDDLRDEVMMLKEQLKKHGIIPDSDIATNGDASDVLDNEGHLDSSKAVPGTPQALKTAGDGMLGKAKEVDMKNEIVEDVGKREILQNSEHEEHKEESEEQEVQTLHADENTRAENLIEEPDALSTVMLPDSRFCKALDQFCKPVSGNACSSDDSDADDLRKETQSADTAARQPVSKEVEQSNLNPRTAENSEMGSLQGQDFESPQEMHGELNAEHELEKAALQQEEGEDVEASCALSANEAEQAADSAGDSSEVVSDQSGLPELVDSQSEVVNVERCAETLQCSGESAGSKVTEVLEKTLVESKDCTDGTANETGGDRAGEQNEVGSAVQGEKMERDSTGSEGEESCGSCAPSDPNEEGDDQAQIQPVSSEDSEEALLEEQNMQEQTELKPAEKGGQEEVLTGNLEEYSDCAEKQEKASGESAGSANEAEVSALHQTEPDTDTVKEMVSQETSLDPVISDDETEETEMQTGVMSGKGEENRIEYLEHDRTEDLKSKAELQMVQCSKETTGDSEDEKNISLESEAQNVVKQGESKEEFVACHSVTSENQVDKETFKEDTKQSELADQQGDGFTSMEGTDNSLAQKAELDGSVSEQLRLEGQAEEEQEDEGDAFDFDEDSEQILETDEKRDGGESDAQSEEDDGTSSMIRKAAPTGEAGERTGKIKTSDTLTKDDGLQHKEGNESEEAGHSQEEASALKTDEKADVSAEGNEASDSNEVEKAPGDSGLEQDLESAGCNRAESKEDLRGGRKGKGKSRDDCTVS; this is translated from the exons GAAGACAGTGAGCGCTATTCACGTAGAGCCCGAAGAAATGCCTCG GCTTCGGATGAAGATGAGCGCATGTCAGTGGGTAGCCGTGGAAGCCTGAGG TCTCATGTGGAGTATGCCAGCGCCTATCCAGTG GCTGGATTAGAGAATGAAAGGACCAAATGGAAGAACTACTCCAAAGCA ACCAATGGTTATGAGGAAGACGTGTATGGATCATCCCAGAATAGAAAATCTAGCAGG GCTTCATACTACCCTGATCTGGGTCTTCACAACAGTGGCTATGCTTCCACATCTCAGCCTTCTTCCCAAAATGGAAACTGG CCCTCCTTGCTGTACAGCGATGCCCTGCCAGCCAGAAGTTACAGG GCGTCTGTGTATGACGAGAGTGTTTACAGTGGGAGCCGTCGATATAGTGCCTCTAGTTCTCGTGCT CCTTCAGAGTACAGCTGTTACCTCGGTTCGGGATCTCGGGCGTCCTCGAGAGCCAGCTCTGCTCGGGCCAGTCCGGTG ATTGAGGAACGGCcagaaaaagattttgagaAG GGAGCACGTACTGTCTCAAGTCTGTCAGCAGCTACCTTAGCTTCCTTGGGTGGGACTTCTTCTCGAAGAGGCAGCGGGGATACATCCATCTCAGTGGATACAGAGGCATCTATTAGAGAAATCAAG GATATCTATGAGTTAAAGGAGCAGATTCAAGATGTAGAAGGCAAATACATGCAGggactgaaagaaatgaag GACTCTCTAGCTGAAGTTGAAGAGAAATATAAGAAGGCGATGGTTTCCAATGCTCAGCTAGacaatgagaaaacaaatttcatgTACCAAGTAGATACCCTGAAGGATGCACTCTTAGAATTAGAGGAACAGCTCGCAGAATCCAGGAGGCAATATGAAGAAAAGAGTAAA GAATTTGAGAGAGAGAAGCACGCTCATAGCATACTGCAGTTCCAATTTAAGGAAATCAAAGAGGCTTTGAAGCAAAGAGACGAAATGCTTGCA GAAATCCAACAGctgcaacagaaacagcagagctaTGTCAGGGAAATTTCTGATCTTCAGGAGACAATAGAgtggaaagacaaaaaaatagGG GCCTTAGAGAGGCAGAAAGATTTCTTTGATTCCATAAGGAGTGAGCGGGATGACCTTAGAGACGAAGTAATGATGCTGAAGGAGCAACTGAAG AAACATGGAATAATCCCAGACTCCGACATAGCCACCAATGGGGATGCATCAGATGTTCTCGATAACGAAGGACACTTGGATTCTTCCAAAGCTGTTCCAGGCACACCACAGGCATTAAAGACAGCAGGGGATGGCATGCTAG GCAAAGCCAAGGAAGTGGACATGAAAAATGAGATTGTGGAGGAtgtggggaaaagagaaatcttGCAGAATTCTGAGCATGAGGAACACAAAGAGGAGTCTGAGGAACAGGAAGTACAGACATTGCATGCTGATGAAAATACAAGGGCAGAAAACCTGATTGAAGAACCTGATGCTCTGTCAACAGTGATGTTACCAGATAGTAGGTTCTGTAAGGCTTTGGATCAGTTCTGTAAACCTGTGTCAGGGAATGCTTGTTCAAGTGATGATAGTGATGCAGATGATTTGAGAAAGGAGACACAGtcagcagacacagcagccCGGCAGCCTGTTAGCAAGGAGGTTGAACAGAGTAACTTAAACCCAAGGACAGCTGAGAACTCAGAAATGGGCTCACTGCAAGGTCAGGATTTTGAGAGTCCTCAGGAAATGCATGGTGAATTAAATGCAGAGCATGAACTGGAAAAAGCTGCTCTTCaacaggaagaaggagaggatgTGGAAGCTAGCTGTGCACTGAGTGCTAATGAGGCAGAACAAGCAGCAGACAGTGCAGGTGACAGCAGTGAGGTGGTTTCTGACCAGTCAGGGCTACCAGAGCTAGTGGACTCACAAAGTGAAGTGGTAAATGTAGAGCGCTGTGCTGAAACACTCCAGTGCTCAGGAGAAAGTGCTGGAAGCAAAGTTACAGAGGTCTTAGAAAAAACTCTTGTTGAAAGCAAAGACTGCACTGATGGAACAGCTAATGAAACTGGAGGTGATAGAGCTGGAGAACAAAATGAGGTTGGGAGTGCAGTTCAGggtgagaaaatggaaagagattCCACGGGCTCAGAAGGGGAGGAGTCATGTGGAAGCTGTGCCCCATCAGATCCAAATGAGGAGGGAGATGATCAGGCACAGATCCAGCCAGTTTCCTCAGAGGACAGTGAGGAAGCATTGTTAGAGGAACAGAATATGCAGGAACAAACGGAACTTAAGCCTGCTGAGAAAGGTGGACAGGAGGAAGTATTGACTGGAAACTTAGAGGAGTATTCAGATTGCgcagaaaagcaggagaaggCTTCAGGGGAGTCTGCAGGCTCTGCTAATGAGGCAGAAGTTAGTGCACTGCATCAGACAGAGCCAGACACGGACACTGTGAAAGAAATGGTGTCTCAGGAAACCAGTTTAGACCCAGTTATTTCAGATGATGAAactgaggaaacagaaatgcaaacaggaGTTATGtctgggaaaggagaggaaaatagaatagaatacTTAGAACATGATAGAACAGAAGACTTAAAATCAAAGGCAGAGCTTCAAATGGTTCAGtgcagcaaagaaacaacaggTGACTCAGaggatgagaaaaatatttctttagaaaGTGAAGCACAGAATGTAGTTAAACAAGGTGAATCTAAAGAGGAGTTTGTTGCATGTCACAGTGTAACTAGTGAGAATCAAGTTGATAAAGAAACGTTTAAAGAAGATACAAAGCAGTCAGAGCTCGCAGACCAGCAGGGTGATGGCTTTACTTCTATGGAAGGTACAGATAATTCTCTTGCACAGAAAGCTGAGCTGGATGGAAGTGTGAGTGAGCAACTTAGACTAGAGGGCCaagcagaggaagaacaagaagatGAAGGTGACGCATTTGATTTTGATGAGGATTCAGAACAGATACTGGAAACTGATGAAAAACGCGATGGAGGAGAATCTGATGCACAGAGTGAAGAGGATGACGGAACAAGCAGCATGATAAGAAAAGCTGCCCCTACAGGTGAAGCCGGAGAGAGAActggcaaaataaaaaccagtgACACCTTGACCAAAGATGATGGCTTACAGCATAAGGAAGGAAATGAGTCAGAAGAAGCAGGGCACTCGCAAGAGGAAGCGTCAGCACTGAAAACTGATGAGAAGGCTGATGTGTCGGCAGAGGGAAACGAAGCATCAGATTCTAATGAAGTGGAAAAGGCACCAGGTGACAGTGGTCTAGAACAGGATTTGGAGAGTGCCGGCTGTAACAGGGCTGAAAGCAAAGAGGATTTGCGAGGTGGTAGGAAGGGTAAGGGTAAATCCAGAGATGACTGTACAGTGTCCTGA